A segment of the Streptomyces sp. NBC_00376 genome:
CTGGGGGATCGGCCGCTGCCTCGGCGGCGCGGGGCGCTGCTGCGGGGCGGGGCGGCGCTGGACGTGCGGCATCGAGCGGGCGCCCTCCGGCTGCTCACCGGCGCTGCCCCGCCCGTAGCGGTTGCCGCCGCGGTTGTCGTCGGACCATCCCTCGGGCCAATCGTTCATGCGAACCAGTGTGCAGGCCAGGAGTACCGCTATTACAGGGGGTGCGGGAAATCGCATCAGGGCTGTTGCGAAGCTGATGCATTGCGGCCGCGTGTAAGCCCCCGCATAAGGTGGACGGTATGACAGATCAGGCCCCGCGCCCGGAGGGCGACATTCCGGGCAAGCCGACCGCCGCCTCCCGGACCACCCTCAGCCACATCATGACCGGCAGCGACACCAATCTGCTGGGCACCGTGCACGGTGGCGTGATCATGAAACTGGTCGACGACGCGGCGGGTGCCGTGGCCGGCCGGCATTCCGGCGGCCCCGCCGTGACGGCCTCGATGGACGAGATGGTCTTCCTGGAGCCGGTCCGCGTCGGTGATCTCGTTCACGTCCGCGCCCAGGTGAACTGGACCGGCCGCTCCTCGATGGAGGTCGGCGTCCGCGTCATGGCCGAGCGATGGAACGAATCCACCCCCGCCCAGCAGGTCGGCAGCGCCTATCTGGTGTTCGCCGCGGTCGACGCGGACGGCAAGCCGCGCCCCGTACCGCAGGTGATCCCGGAGACGGAGCGCGACAAGCGGCGCTACCAGGAGGCGCAGATCCGGCGCACCCACCGCCTCGCCCGCCGCCGGGCGATCCGGGAGCTGCGCGAGAAGCGCGCGGCGGAGGGCATCGAGGACTGAGCCCCGGGGGCAGCGCCCGGCAGCAGACCTCGCGGCGTCGCGGGGCTGCCTGCCGCAGGGCGCTCCGAGCCGCTCCGGGCCCGGCGCCCCACCGTCACGGGCAGGCCACCTGGTCGCCCGTGACCGTGCCGAACTCGCCAGGGTCCCTCTCCTCGGCCCGTACCCGCCGCACCGTCTCGAAGTCCGCGCCCGCCGTCACCCGCATCGTGGCCCCCTGCCCCCGCACCGGCCGCAGCTCGGCCCCGGGCAGCGCGGCAGCCAGCGACCTCGCGGACCGGTCCCAGCGCGGGTCGTAGCTGATCAGGGTGCGCTTGAGGGCGTGCAGCTCACCGTTGAGCGGGGCGCGTGTGGTGTCGAAGCCGGTGGCGCGCAGCGCGGCGTCGACCGTCTTGCCGAGGCCGTCCTTCGGAGTCCCGTTGTAGACCTGGACCCGGACCTGCCGGGGGGCGACGTCGACCGTCTGCGCCTTCGGCTCCTCGGGCCGCGCGGGGGCGAGCGGCTTGTCCTCGCGCAGTGCCCGGAAGAGCTTCTTCGACTTGGCCTCGT
Coding sequences within it:
- a CDS encoding acyl-CoA thioesterase — its product is MTDQAPRPEGDIPGKPTAASRTTLSHIMTGSDTNLLGTVHGGVIMKLVDDAAGAVAGRHSGGPAVTASMDEMVFLEPVRVGDLVHVRAQVNWTGRSSMEVGVRVMAERWNESTPAQQVGSAYLVFAAVDADGKPRPVPQVIPETERDKRRYQEAQIRRTHRLARRRAIRELREKRAAEGIED